The following proteins are co-located in the Bacteroidales bacterium genome:
- a CDS encoding DMT family transporter translates to MHKSRVKTWAHLSLLAANIIYGMNYSIAKAVMPDSIRPLALVSLRTVSAAAIFWITSLFMPKETVSKKELLYLFGCSFFGMVINQVLFLIGLNYTSPVNSSIIISTNPIFAFVFAALILKENITMLKGIGLAIGLSGVMMLILQNGTPDINSNTFLGDIYTLVNTISWAFYTVIIKRMVEKYHPVTVMKWTFLFAMLTTVPLGYSQWSTMDWTAISLRGWLGIGFVVVFATYVGYLLISFGLRRLSPTIVSTYTYINPIIAAYLATIMGQDRISLVMVLSALLIFAGVFVVSLQKNGDARLTTPDSR, encoded by the coding sequence ATGCATAAGAGCAGAGTAAAAACCTGGGCACATCTTTCATTGCTGGCGGCCAATATCATCTATGGAATGAATTATTCCATAGCCAAAGCTGTTATGCCTGACTCTATCAGACCTCTGGCTCTCGTCTCACTCAGAACTGTTTCTGCTGCTGCAATATTCTGGATCACAAGCCTCTTCATGCCAAAAGAGACAGTCAGCAAAAAGGAACTTCTATATCTTTTTGGCTGTTCATTTTTTGGCATGGTCATAAATCAGGTTTTATTCCTGATTGGACTTAATTACACTTCCCCGGTAAACTCATCAATAATAATTTCTACCAATCCGATATTCGCATTTGTATTTGCAGCTCTGATTCTTAAAGAGAACATTACTATGCTTAAGGGAATAGGTCTGGCAATAGGACTGTCAGGAGTAATGATGCTGATCCTGCAGAATGGTACTCCTGATATTAACAGCAATACATTCCTTGGAGATATTTATACTCTTGTAAACACTATTAGCTGGGCCTTCTATACGGTAATAATTAAGAGGATGGTTGAGAAGTATCATCCTGTAACTGTTATGAAATGGACATTCCTGTTTGCAATGCTTACAACTGTTCCTCTCGGTTACAGCCAGTGGAGTACCATGGACTGGACAGCAATATCACTCAGAGGATGGCTGGGGATAGGGTTTGTTGTAGTATTTGCAACATATGTTGGCTACCTGCTGATTTCATTTGGATTAAGACGGCTTAGCCCTACAATCGTTAGTACATACACATATATCAATCCGATTATTGCTGCTTATCTGGCAACGATAATGGGACAGGACCGTATCAGTCTGGTAATGGTTCTATCTGCTTTGCTCATTTTTGCCGGTGTATTTGTTGTCAGTTTGCAGAAGAACGGGGATGCACGACTCACGACGCCCGACTCACGGTGA
- a CDS encoding M1 family metallopeptidase — protein MKIRVLLISFFISLFVCELHADDGYKRNLSVDIIHYKFNVAVNDSTDKIEGKTTIKVKFLNQVDVISFDLSNTDTTGRGMIVSDVSVNSEPVKWIHENDRLTIYIGNQIRTGDTSSFVISYNGIPSDGLIISENKFGKRTFFADHWPDRAHNYLPCIDHPYEKAGVDFIISAPSHYKVVASGILAEEPVIQDNITITHWHESVPLATKVMAFGVADFSVQSPGIVNNITVSSWVFPENRNEGFSDYSIAIKPLEFYSTLIGDYPYPKLANVQSKTIYGGLENAGTIFYSENSVTGLGRAEGLIAHEIAHQWFGNCVTESDWHHIWLSEGFATYLTSMYFESFQGRERLNNDMISARNRVIRYSERNMRPVIDTAVKDYMELLNPNSYQKGAWVLHMLRNEVGDEAFKEGLRFFYKRYYNSNVDTEGFQKVMQEVSHKNLSAFFEQWLRTAGEPELSVSFKKLKKKITEITVEQKQDHLFSFEFELLLKDSSGDTIRKIFVNDRITKVRINSGDIAEVIPDPNVLLLYKRIE, from the coding sequence ATGAAAATCAGAGTTTTATTAATATCATTCTTCATTTCTCTCTTTGTCTGTGAATTACATGCAGATGATGGCTATAAGCGTAACCTCAGTGTTGATATTATTCATTATAAATTTAATGTCGCTGTTAATGACTCAACCGACAAAATCGAGGGAAAAACTACTATTAAAGTTAAATTCCTTAATCAGGTCGATGTTATTTCATTTGATCTTAGTAATACAGACACTACAGGCAGGGGAATGATTGTTTCTGATGTTTCAGTTAACTCAGAACCGGTTAAATGGATTCATGAAAACGATAGATTAACCATTTATATAGGTAATCAGATTAGAACGGGTGATACCTCGTCATTTGTTATCAGCTATAACGGAATCCCATCAGACGGACTAATAATATCTGAAAACAAATTTGGTAAGCGTACTTTTTTTGCCGATCACTGGCCCGACCGGGCTCATAATTATCTCCCATGTATCGATCACCCATACGAGAAAGCCGGTGTGGATTTTATAATTTCAGCTCCTTCTCACTATAAAGTAGTGGCAAGTGGAATATTAGCAGAAGAACCTGTTATTCAGGATAATATAACCATAACTCATTGGCATGAATCAGTTCCGCTTGCTACAAAAGTCATGGCTTTTGGAGTTGCTGATTTCTCTGTTCAGAGTCCGGGTATTGTTAATAATATAACAGTATCATCATGGGTTTTTCCTGAGAACAGGAATGAAGGTTTTTCTGATTATTCAATTGCTATAAAACCTCTTGAATTCTATAGCACTTTAATTGGAGATTATCCTTATCCTAAACTTGCCAATGTACAGTCTAAGACAATTTATGGCGGGCTTGAGAATGCCGGAACAATCTTTTATTCAGAAAATTCTGTCACAGGGTTGGGGCGGGCAGAGGGACTGATAGCCCATGAGATAGCACATCAGTGGTTTGGCAATTGTGTTACAGAATCAGACTGGCATCATATATGGCTGAGTGAAGGATTTGCCACATATCTTACCTCGATGTACTTTGAATCATTTCAGGGAAGAGAAAGGCTAAATAATGATATGATCTCCGCCAGAAACAGGGTTATCAGATATTCTGAAAGAAATATGCGGCCGGTTATAGATACAGCAGTTAAGGATTATATGGAGCTTCTGAATCCCAACTCATATCAGAAAGGCGCCTGGGTGCTTCATATGCTCAGGAATGAAGTGGGTGATGAGGCATTCAAAGAAGGGCTCAGGTTTTTTTATAAGCGATATTATAATTCAAACGTTGATACAGAAGGTTTTCAGAAGGTTATGCAGGAGGTAAGTCATAAGAACCTTTCTGCTTTTTTTGAACAGTGGTTAAGAACAGCTGGGGAGCCAGAATTGTCTGTAAGCTTTAAAAAACTAAAGAAAAAGATAACAGAAATTACAGTTGAACAGAAACAGGATCACCTTTTCAGCTTTGAATTTGAGCTCCTGCTTAAGGATTCATCAGGTGATACAATACGGAAAATTTTCGTAAATGATAGGATTACTAAAGTCCGGATTAATTCGGGAGACATTGCAGAGGTAATTCCTGATCCTAATGTACTTCTTCTTTACAAAAGGATCGAGTAG
- a CDS encoding tail fiber domain-containing protein: protein MKTKLLLPALLSYSSDKAFSFLRFTFVFCLLSFVFLNLSSQVPEGFNYQAIATYSGSPVTTAITVRITIQELETGGETFWIEDHLGVIPNSQGLFNIVIGTGTKVTGSTAASFADIDWSVSPKYLKTDIDYLGWKPMGVSKLQSVPYSMVAEKIVNPVNKIGIKGTTTNMEEALFEVRNSTGQIVFAVYNEGVRIYVDDGSKGSKGGFAIGGFDVEEKGLVPGPELLVVDPTKIRMYIDQAAAVKSPKGGFAIGGFDAAKGYPIQTYMRITNDSTKFFINDDPATKGPKGGFAIGGFDEAKGVKNFFNVESPLATPSVINPSENRILFHPLKNAFLVGKVLITDIANVGENSFVSGFESKAKGMYSQSLGYKTVALGDYSSAIGKNAEANANNSFAFGDGAKVDAAAVNSFSLGQGAWAKATSSYAIGNAAITDATASNSFAFGQGANTIGTNSFAFGNLAKAEGNNSFALGGYAKGLNSRSFGGTAEGESSISSGSASQANGKYSIAMGESVKADKANAIAIGSPFYHPLVPRPPLPSIPAYYTYTEALGESSIAIGSGVTAAADRAISIGWESQANAFASIALGTGVVSNSTYGIAIGFGNTGRGNPLLASDTDPLFEVGNSLYVGVPHNSFTILKNGNTGINTDLPTQTLDVRGPVRIVNGGSYDVWIQGGEATWGDDRNLAMVAFNDATFDKLILNHQAEYANGTEVHGVFTVYGDEGAGSSSVFPGLTVFKDISGEPAVKIVNLANTNTADGLTIQAGQTTFVTPGAKLIRFLRNDGVEIGYIKQSASTAVQYYTPSDLRIKENLVSTELGLSDLMKIQVKDFNFIDDINKTKATGFIAQDLYNIFPDAVSKPLVDDELWQVDYGRVTPLIVKSVQDQQYMIESVIRENQLLKSELQNLKSELEQIKALLQNQE from the coding sequence ATGAAAACAAAACTTCTGCTCCCCGCACTTTTATCTTATTCTTCAGACAAAGCATTTTCTTTTCTTCGTTTTACTTTTGTCTTTTGCCTTTTGTCCTTTGTCTTTCTTAACTTGTCATCCCAGGTTCCTGAAGGCTTTAATTATCAGGCCATAGCGACCTATTCAGGAAGTCCGGTCACAACAGCTATCACTGTCCGGATTACCATACAGGAACTGGAAACTGGAGGAGAGACTTTCTGGATTGAAGATCACCTCGGTGTTATACCCAATTCTCAGGGATTGTTCAATATTGTAATAGGAACAGGCACAAAGGTAACAGGTTCAACAGCAGCTTCATTCGCTGATATCGACTGGAGTGTTTCACCAAAGTATCTGAAAACAGATATCGACTATCTGGGATGGAAACCAATGGGAGTGTCCAAGTTGCAATCGGTACCTTACTCTATGGTTGCAGAAAAAATTGTTAATCCCGTTAATAAAATAGGAATTAAGGGAACTACTACCAATATGGAGGAGGCTTTATTTGAGGTTAGAAATTCGACGGGTCAGATTGTCTTTGCTGTTTATAATGAGGGAGTAAGAATATATGTTGATGATGGATCAAAGGGATCTAAAGGAGGATTTGCCATAGGGGGATTTGATGTTGAAGAAAAAGGATTAGTGCCCGGACCGGAATTATTGGTTGTTGATCCGACCAAAATCAGAATGTATATTGACCAGGCTGCAGCTGTTAAATCGCCAAAAGGAGGTTTCGCGATAGGAGGATTTGATGCAGCAAAAGGGTATCCTATACAGACTTATATGAGAATTACTAATGATTCGACCAAGTTTTTTATTAATGATGATCCGGCAACTAAAGGTCCGAAGGGCGGTTTTGCCATTGGGGGTTTTGATGAAGCTAAAGGAGTTAAGAATTTCTTCAATGTTGAGAGTCCGTTAGCGACTCCAAGTGTAATTAATCCTTCTGAAAACAGAATACTGTTTCACCCCTTAAAGAATGCATTCCTCGTTGGGAAAGTCTTAATAACAGACATAGCAAATGTTGGTGAAAACTCATTCGTTTCAGGTTTTGAATCTAAAGCAAAGGGAATGTATTCACAATCATTAGGTTACAAAACAGTTGCGCTTGGAGATTATTCTTCGGCGATCGGGAAAAATGCAGAAGCAAATGCCAATAATTCATTTGCTTTTGGAGATGGTGCAAAAGTTGATGCGGCAGCCGTTAACAGTTTCTCTCTTGGTCAGGGTGCATGGGCAAAAGCCACTTCATCTTATGCAATCGGTAATGCTGCAATCACAGATGCTACAGCCAGTAATAGTTTTGCTTTTGGTCAGGGAGCCAATACAATAGGAACTAACAGCTTCGCATTTGGAAATCTGGCGAAAGCTGAAGGGAATAATTCTTTTGCCTTAGGAGGCTATGCAAAAGGATTAAATAGTCGATCATTCGGAGGAACTGCTGAGGGTGAAAGTTCTATTAGTTCAGGTAGTGCCAGCCAGGCAAATGGAAAATATTCTATTGCAATGGGCGAGAGTGTCAAAGCTGATAAGGCTAATGCTATTGCTATAGGGTCACCTTTTTACCATCCACTTGTTCCACGTCCGCCATTACCTTCCATTCCCGCCTACTATACATATACTGAAGCCCTTGGTGAGAGTTCAATTGCAATTGGATCTGGGGTAACTGCAGCAGCGGATAGAGCCATTTCTATTGGATGGGAATCTCAGGCAAATGCATTTGCTTCAATCGCTTTAGGAACAGGTGTTGTTTCCAATTCTACTTATGGAATTGCGATAGGATTCGGTAATACAGGAAGAGGAAACCCATTGTTAGCATCAGATACTGATCCTTTATTTGAGGTTGGAAATAGTCTTTATGTAGGTGTACCTCATAATTCCTTTACAATACTTAAGAATGGTAATACTGGAATAAATACAGACCTTCCTACGCAAACATTAGATGTTCGCGGACCGGTTAGGATTGTGAATGGTGGCTCTTATGATGTATGGATACAGGGTGGAGAGGCTACCTGGGGTGACGATAGGAACCTGGCTATGGTAGCTTTTAATGATGCTACTTTTGATAAATTAATACTTAATCACCAGGCAGAGTATGCTAACGGTACTGAAGTCCATGGCGTATTTACGGTTTATGGTGATGAGGGCGCTGGCTCAAGTTCTGTATTTCCGGGATTAACTGTATTTAAGGACATTTCAGGAGAACCAGCAGTTAAAATTGTAAATTTAGCTAATACAAATACTGCTGATGGACTCACTATTCAGGCAGGCCAGACAACCTTTGTAACACCAGGTGCAAAGTTAATAAGATTTCTACGGAATGATGGTGTTGAAATAGGGTATATAAAACAGAGTGCTTCTACTGCAGTCCAATATTACACACCTTCTGATCTGAGGATAAAGGAAAATTTAGTAAGTACAGAACTTGGACTCTCTGACCTGATGAAAATTCAAGTCAAAGATTTTAACTTTATTGATGATATCAATAAAACAAAAGCTACAGGTTTCATAGCTCAGGATCTTTACAATATTTTTCCTGATGCAGTAAGTAAACCATTAGTAGATGATGAATTGTGGCAGGTAGATTATGGTAGAGTAACTCCATTGATCGTTAAATCTGTTCAGGATCAGCAGTATATGATCGAATCTGTAATAAGGGAAAACCAATTATTAAAATCTGAACTTCAGAATTTAAAATCTGAACTCGAACAGATTAAAGCCCTGCTTCAGAATCAGGAATAA
- a CDS encoding tail fiber domain-containing protein, producing MKAKYFLTVLLSFSFYLLSSQVPEGFNYQAIATYSGSPVTTAITVRITIQELETGGVTYWIEDHLGVIPNSQGLFNIIVGTGSKVTGSTAAAFADIDWSVSTKYLKTDIDYLGWKPMGVSKLQSVPYSMVAKDLVNPVDKLGIKGVTTNMEEALFEVKNKDGQTVFAVYNEGVRIYVDDGSKGSKGGFAIGGFDVEGKGLVPGPELLVVDPTKIRMYIDKAAAVKSPKGGFAIGGFGEAKGDEQTYMRITNDSTKFFINDDPLGKGPKGGFAIGGFDEAKGVKNFFNVESPLATPAIINPSQNRILFHPLKNAFLVGRVLITDVNNVGENSFVSGYESIAKGNFSQALGYKAKTAGEGSTAIGNDAYAQGKNSFAFGDSAFVLADDAYAIGAGALATGRGSFAIGSKDKLFGDNFELSTSATGLLSMAIGLDADAEGSESFAAGIGVKATGIGSIALGRSAMASGDFSMALQGTASGMGSISIGGGTATGLNSLIIGLGTSSGWSSAVIGNGEASEEYSIALGNSATATGKFAIAAGLETTAQAAGSFVIGSYNVISGNNTTLINTDPVFVIGNGTYVTPSNAFTVLRNGKTAIGHDAPTQMLDVNGQVRIRGGNPVAGKVLTTSGTDGTATWENIVIGAHNHSTADLTSGTLTVARGGTGDNSLTANKVLVGNGTSALLQPTNLHWDNTNSSLGIGTASPGTYKLSVTSSLGGLTSATGNFENTNTTNGIALKATTNSSDGTALFIQQGTGYSLRCDGYDPSWFVAMAVKGRNVGIGTSSPGQRLDIIGGYGRVETGYSWLTNSDIRYKKNISTLTSSLEMVMNLRGVRFDLIDDEDIVKGSGKYIGFIAQELETMYPEFVVTESNGYKSVAYDKMSAVLVEAVKEQQSQIEALKAELQQIKALLQNQD from the coding sequence ATGAAAGCAAAATACTTTCTGACTGTACTCTTGTCTTTCTCTTTTTATCTTTTGTCTTCCCAGGTACCTGAAGGCTTTAATTATCAGGCCATAGCGACCTATTCAGGAAGTCCTGTTACAACAGCTATCACTGTCCGTATTACAATTCAGGAATTGGAAACAGGTGGAGTGACTTACTGGATTGAAGATCACCTCGGTGTTATACCTAATTCCCAGGGATTGTTCAATATTATTGTCGGAACAGGAAGTAAGGTAACTGGTTCAACAGCCGCCGCATTCGCTGATATTGACTGGAGTGTATCGACAAAGTATCTGAAGACCGACATAGACTACCTCGGATGGAAACCTATGGGTGTATCTAAGTTGCAATCAGTACCCTATTCAATGGTTGCAAAAGACCTTGTAAACCCGGTTGATAAGCTTGGAATAAAGGGTGTGACAACCAATATGGAAGAGGCTCTGTTTGAAGTTAAAAATAAGGATGGTCAGACTGTGTTTGCAGTCTACAATGAGGGAGTCAGGATATATGTTGATGACGGTTCAAAGGGCTCAAAGGGTGGTTTTGCAATCGGGGGGTTTGATGTGGAAGGAAAAGGATTAGTCCCGGGACCAGAATTATTGGTTGTAGATCCGACTAAAATCAGAATGTATATCGACAAGGCCGCTGCTGTAAAATCACCAAAAGGAGGATTTGCTATCGGTGGATTTGGAGAAGCAAAGGGCGATGAACAGACCTATATGAGGATTACAAATGATTCAACAAAGTTTTTTATTAATGATGATCCTTTAGGCAAGGGGCCGAAGGGAGGTTTTGCCATTGGAGGTTTTGATGAAGCAAAAGGAGTTAAGAACTTCTTCAATGTTGAGAGTCCGTTAGCGACACCAGCCATTATTAATCCATCTCAGAACAGAATATTATTTCATCCTCTGAAGAACGCATTTCTGGTTGGCAGGGTCTTAATTACTGATGTAAATAATGTTGGAGAAAACTCATTTGTGTCTGGCTATGAATCAATTGCAAAAGGAAATTTCTCACAGGCACTGGGTTATAAGGCAAAAACAGCTGGAGAGGGTTCAACAGCAATTGGGAATGATGCATACGCACAGGGAAAAAACTCATTTGCTTTTGGTGACTCAGCATTTGTATTAGCTGACGATGCTTATGCTATCGGAGCGGGGGCCCTGGCTACAGGAAGAGGATCGTTTGCAATTGGTTCAAAAGATAAACTGTTTGGAGATAATTTTGAGTTGTCAACTTCCGCAACCGGACTTCTGTCTATGGCAATAGGGTTAGATGCTGATGCCGAGGGATCGGAATCATTCGCAGCCGGAATTGGTGTAAAAGCAACAGGAATTGGTTCAATTGCTCTTGGCCGGTCTGCCATGGCAAGTGGTGATTTTTCAATGGCACTGCAGGGCACGGCAAGCGGAATGGGGTCTATTTCTATCGGAGGAGGGACTGCTACTGGTTTAAATTCTTTAATTATAGGACTGGGAACCTCAAGTGGTTGGAGCTCGGCGGTTATCGGTAACGGAGAAGCTTCAGAAGAATATTCAATTGCTCTTGGAAATAGTGCAACGGCTACAGGAAAGTTTGCTATAGCAGCCGGACTTGAAACAACGGCTCAGGCTGCAGGAAGTTTTGTAATAGGTTCATATAATGTTATTTCAGGCAACAATACTACTTTAATAAACACTGATCCGGTATTTGTAATTGGAAACGGGACTTATGTAACACCTTCAAATGCATTTACCGTTCTGAGAAACGGAAAAACAGCAATTGGTCACGATGCACCCACACAGATGCTGGACGTAAACGGGCAGGTAAGGATCAGAGGCGGAAACCCTGTTGCAGGTAAAGTCTTAACTACTTCAGGGACTGACGGAACGGCTACATGGGAAAATATAGTAATAGGTGCCCATAATCATAGTACAGCAGATTTAACATCAGGAACCTTGACTGTTGCCAGGGGAGGAACCGGTGATAATAGTTTGACAGCAAATAAAGTCCTGGTTGGAAACGGGACCTCTGCATTATTACAGCCTACTAATCTTCATTGGGATAATACGAACTCCAGTCTTGGGATTGGAACAGCTTCACCTGGTACATACAAACTTAGTGTAACATCCTCGCTTGGTGGATTAACATCAGCCACCGGTAATTTTGAAAATACAAATACAACAAACGGGATTGCACTAAAGGCAACAACAAATTCTTCTGATGGCACAGCCCTTTTTATTCAACAGGGCACAGGATATTCCTTAAGGTGTGATGGTTATGATCCTTCTTGGTTTGTGGCGATGGCAGTAAAAGGAAGAAATGTTGGGATAGGTACATCATCACCAGGACAAAGACTTGACATTATCGGAGGTTATGGACGTGTTGAAACAGGGTACAGTTGGTTAACCAATTCAGATATCAGGTATAAAAAGAATATTTCAACACTTACAAGTTCTCTCGAAATGGTTATGAATCTTCGCGGAGTAAGATTTGATCTCATTGATGATGAAGATATTGTCAAAGGTTCGGGAAAGTACATAGGTTTTATTGCTCAGGAGCTTGAAACAATGTATCCTGAATTTGTGGTAACAGAGTCAAATGGCTATAAGTCAGTTGCATACGATAAAATGAGTGCAGTGCTTGTTGAAGCTGTTAAAGAACAGCAAAGTCAGATTGAAGCCCTAAAGGCTGAACTCCAACAGATCAAAGCCCTGCTTCAAAATCAGGACTAA
- a CDS encoding tail fiber domain-containing protein — translation MKTKLLLTVLLSFSFYLLSSQVPQGFNYQALAGDASGNPIRNTVLQVKISILSDTIVPKILWEELHSTVKTNAHGVFSLVVGSGVRQATSTALTFKAINWSTAQMFLKTQIFYQNAWKSMGNAKLWSVPYAMVASNFSAKVDKLKVSGLATSPDSALFEVKNLNGQTVFAVYNEGVRVYVDDGIAKSPKGGFAIGSFGTDKGVSQNYLTVNSDSVRVYVDKKTGKAPKGGFAIGDFGSAKGASESFMQLTPDNYFIGHNSGKNITTGKFNAFLGYRSGYKNTSGSSNTFFGDSAGLNNTSGIENLFMGKNAGLGNKDGSWNVFLGKDAGYASETSVSNVFIGNEAGRMAKHTATSTASYNVSIGTLAGYYNNGNFNVFVGQEAGYSNEKGKQNVFIGMGAGYYNDTASYNVAIGTDAGYNNMGKAGVFIGNFAGYNNVGANYNVFIGNNAGTSTNSGDKNVILGSDAGYDNTTGRFNTFIGNLSGSSNTTGGWNVYVGNSAGETATGNYNTVMGNVAGQAVTGDYNTIYGFQSGYETTSGIGNAFFGHQSGHENISGSYNTYIGPSAGYYNTSGSKNVMIGFEAGAYEYGSNKLVIANGWSSTPSSSSLLYGDFSTSQLRLNASVGINAAPSTFYNLYVSGLVYATGDFWTGSDIRLKQNVKSIDRDGVIDKVKEMDVIKYNYNTESSKGIPSEENKYIGIIAQEIEKSFPELVRTDEKGFKAVNYNGLTAVLLQAIKDQQKQIDLLKEEVEMLKKK, via the coding sequence ATGAAAACTAAACTCCTCTTGACCGTCCTTTTGTCTTTTTCCTTTTATCTTTTGTCTTCTCAGGTCCCTCAGGGCTTTAATTACCAGGCTCTTGCCGGTGATGCATCAGGTAATCCGATAAGGAACACAGTGCTTCAGGTAAAAATAAGCATCCTGTCAGACACTATTGTTCCAAAAATATTGTGGGAAGAGTTACATTCAACAGTAAAAACAAATGCGCATGGGGTATTTTCCCTGGTAGTGGGATCAGGAGTCAGACAAGCGACATCTACTGCACTTACTTTTAAAGCAATTAACTGGTCAACTGCCCAAATGTTCCTCAAGACACAGATCTTTTATCAGAATGCATGGAAGAGCATGGGTAATGCAAAACTATGGAGCGTGCCTTATGCTATGGTGGCTTCAAATTTTTCTGCAAAGGTCGATAAGTTAAAGGTAAGCGGACTGGCCACATCTCCTGATTCAGCACTCTTTGAAGTAAAAAATCTTAATGGACAGACTGTTTTTGCAGTTTACAATGAAGGGGTTAGGGTTTATGTTGATGATGGTATTGCTAAAAGCCCGAAGGGTGGTTTTGCTATCGGCAGTTTCGGAACAGACAAAGGTGTTTCTCAAAACTACCTTACCGTTAATTCTGATAGTGTAAGGGTATATGTCGACAAAAAAACAGGAAAAGCACCCAAAGGAGGGTTTGCCATTGGTGATTTTGGAAGTGCCAAAGGTGCATCCGAGAGCTTTATGCAGCTTACTCCTGATAACTATTTCATTGGACACAACAGTGGTAAAAACATTACTACCGGGAAATTTAATGCCTTCCTGGGATACCGATCAGGTTATAAGAATACTTCAGGATCATCCAATACATTTTTCGGTGATTCAGCCGGACTCAATAATACTTCCGGAATAGAGAATTTATTCATGGGCAAAAATGCCGGACTTGGTAATAAAGATGGCAGCTGGAATGTGTTCCTTGGTAAGGATGCAGGTTATGCCAGTGAAACAAGTGTATCCAATGTTTTCATAGGAAATGAAGCAGGCAGAATGGCAAAGCATACTGCAACAAGCACTGCTTCTTATAATGTTTCAATAGGTACTCTCGCCGGATACTATAATAATGGAAATTTTAATGTTTTTGTCGGACAGGAAGCAGGTTATTCGAATGAAAAAGGAAAGCAGAATGTTTTCATCGGAATGGGTGCCGGATATTACAATGATACAGCAAGTTACAATGTTGCCATAGGCACTGATGCCGGTTATAATAACATGGGAAAAGCAGGTGTCTTCATTGGAAACTTTGCAGGTTATAACAATGTGGGGGCTAACTATAATGTTTTTATTGGTAATAATGCAGGAACAAGCACGAATTCAGGTGATAAAAACGTTATTCTGGGAAGCGATGCCGGTTATGATAATACAACAGGAAGATTCAACACTTTTATAGGTAATCTGAGCGGTTCCTCGAATACCACAGGTGGCTGGAATGTCTATGTGGGCAACAGTGCGGGAGAAACTGCAACCGGAAACTATAATACAGTTATGGGAAATGTTGCAGGACAGGCGGTTACCGGAGATTATAATACAATTTATGGTTTTCAGTCAGGCTACGAGACCACCTCAGGTATTGGAAATGCATTCTTTGGTCATCAGTCAGGTCATGAAAATATTTCCGGTTCTTACAATACATACATCGGACCCAGCGCAGGATATTATAATACTTCAGGTTCAAAAAATGTCATGATCGGATTCGAAGCAGGCGCATATGAATATGGAAGCAACAAACTTGTTATTGCAAATGGCTGGTCATCAACACCAAGCTCATCATCCCTGCTTTATGGCGACTTTTCAACATCCCAGCTCAGGTTAAACGCAAGTGTTGGAATTAATGCTGCTCCATCAACTTTCTATAATCTGTATGTTTCAGGTTTGGTATATGCAACAGGCGATTTTTGGACCGGATCTGATATACGATTAAAGCAAAATGTTAAGTCGATTGATAGAGATGGAGTCATTGATAAGGTGAAAGAAATGGATGTTATAAAATACAATTACAATACAGAAAGTTCAAAGGGTATTCCTTCTGAGGAAAATAAATACATAGGGATTATTGCCCAGGAGATTGAGAAGTCTTTCCCTGAGCTCGTCAGAACCGATGAAAAAGGGTTTAAAGCAGTAAATTATAACGGTTTAACAGCTGTCCTGCTTCAGGCCATAAAAGACCAGCAGAAACAGATTGATTTGCTAAAGGAGGAAGTTGAAATGCTTAAGAAGAAATAG